One genomic region from Spirochaetota bacterium encodes:
- a CDS encoding PD-(D/E)XK nuclease family protein — translation MSDSLFSPKHIIVLSKVDFINIFICPYTWYLKNVEKIKLPPTGSMLKGADLHNVMREINARKNLEESRKYISQQIESLRSFEKQLTNIINFLEMRESNGDSVFPEYSEFRIEVLVENFKLVGIIDAIYNNTFGYEVFEYKKSFYKDIQSLLLETSFYSYIFSKYTNIKIARMGLFSFETGEVIYGPFDEKVVLDRIREAFKVILEGNFEPKPSYENCKFCSYKNFCRYSVVGK, via the coding sequence GTTTTGTCTAAAGTAGATTTTATCAACATTTTTATCTGTCCTTATACTTGGTATTTAAAGAATGTTGAAAAGATAAAACTGCCACCTACTGGTAGCATGTTAAAAGGTGCTGACCTTCATAATGTTATGAGGGAAATAAATGCAAGAAAGAATCTTGAGGAATCAAGAAAATATATCTCTCAACAGATTGAAAGTTTAAGGAGTTTTGAAAAACAACTTACGAACATAATAAATTTTCTTGAGATGAGAGAGTCCAACGGTGATAGTGTCTTTCCAGAATACTCGGAGTTTAGAATTGAGGTGCTTGTTGAGAACTTTAAACTGGTCGGAATAATAGATGCTATATACAATAATACCTTTGGTTATGAGGTTTTTGAGTATAAGAAAAGTTTTTACAAAGATATCCAGAGTCTTTTACTAGAGACATCTTTCTACTCGTATATATTCTCCAAATACACTAACATAAAGATTGCGAGGATGGGGTTGTTTTCGTTTGAGACAGGGGAGGTAATATATGGACCTTTTGACGAGAAGGTTGTCTTAGATAGAATTAGAGAGGCCTTTAAAGTAATTCTTGAAGGCAACTTTGAGCCTAAACCTAGTTATGAGAATTGTAAGTTTTGTTCTTATAAAAATTTCTGTAGATATTCTGTGGTTGGGAAGTAA